The DNA segment TCGAGGTACTCCCTCGCCTGGTCGTGGGTCTCGTGGCTCTCGAGGCCCGGATACGTGACCCACGCCACGTCGGGGTGTTCGGCGAGGTACTCCGCGACGATCGCGGCGTTCTCGCAGTGGCGCTCCATCCGCAGCGGGAACGACTCCAGTCCCTGCAGGGTCTGCCAGGCGTCGAAGGGGGCCTGTTGGGCGCCGAGCGCGCGTAACGATCGGAACCGAACCGCGGCGGCGAAGGGCGCCTCGGGGAAGTCGCGACTGAAATCGGTGTCGTGGTAGGCCGGGTTCGGCCCCGAGAGCTCCTCGTAGCCCTCCCAGTCGAAGCTGCCGCCGTCGATCAGCGCGCCGCCGACCGTCGTTCCCGAGCCGTGGAGCCACTTGGTCGTCGACTCCCAGACCAGGTCGGCGCCGCGTTCGAGCGGTCGACAGAGGTAGGGCGTAGCGAAGGTGTTGTCGACGAACAGCGGGACGCCGTTCGCGTGGGCGATCTCGCCGATCCGTTCGAGGTCCGGCGTGACGAGCGACGGGTTGCCGATCGTCTCGCAGTGGACGAACGCCGTCTCGTCGTCGATCGTTTCCTCGTACTCCTCGTAGTCGAGCGTGTCGACGAACCGGGGCTCGATCCCGCGACGGCCGGCGACGTGGTTGAGGTAGGCGGTCGTACCGCCGTAGATCGACGAGGAGGTGACGACGTTGTCGCCGGGTGCGGCGAGCAGGAACGTCGCGGCGTCGAACGCCGCCATTCCCGAGGCGGTGGCGACGGCCTCCTCCCCGCCCTCGAGCGCGGCGAGGCGCTCCTCGAGGGCTCGAACGGTGGGGTTGCTGATCCGCGAGTAGATGTCACCCTCGGCCTTCAGCGCGTAGAGGTCGGCAGCGTGGTCCGCGTTCTCGAAGGCGTACGACGTGGTCTGGTAGATCGGCGTCGCACGCGCTCTCGTGGTCGGATCGGCGTGTGCGCCGGCGTGGACGCTGTGCGTCCTCGGTCCCCACTCACTCATGTGTAGGACGCATATCACCGCGTTCAGTTATAACCAGCAATAACGGCAAGATTCGCATCATGACGGACGTCGTTGACACACGGCCGGAGCTCGAGCGGACGAGGGCGAGCAAGCAAACCGGGCCCGCCGATGGCTCCGGTCGGCGACCTCGTGGCGTTCGGCCTGCCCCGGCGAGACTACCACTCACAGCCCTCGGTACCGCTGGAGCCGTCCAGGGTCCGGGACGGACCGTCCACCGATCCCGACGGCGAAACGGGCCGCGATGAACGAAACATCAACTTTTCGTGACTGTGAACTAAAGGCCGCTCCGCCCTACGGAGGGTATGGTAGAGATCCCCGAATCGGTTCGCGACCGGCTCGAGTCGCTACCCCACGTCGTCGGCACCGGCGTCGGTAAGAAGCGAGTGGACGGACGGAAGACGGACGAGGACTGCGTCGTAGTCTTCGTCGACCGAAAGGTCGCCGAGACGCAACTCGAC comes from the Halalkalicoccus sp. CG83 genome and includes:
- a CDS encoding O-acetylhomoserine aminocarboxypropyltransferase/cysteine synthase family protein encodes the protein MSEWGPRTHSVHAGAHADPTTRARATPIYQTTSYAFENADHAADLYALKAEGDIYSRISNPTVRALEERLAALEGGEEAVATASGMAAFDAATFLLAAPGDNVVTSSSIYGGTTAYLNHVAGRRGIEPRFVDTLDYEEYEETIDDETAFVHCETIGNPSLVTPDLERIGEIAHANGVPLFVDNTFATPYLCRPLERGADLVWESTTKWLHGSGTTVGGALIDGGSFDWEGYEELSGPNPAYHDTDFSRDFPEAPFAAAVRFRSLRALGAQQAPFDAWQTLQGLESFPLRMERHCENAAIVAEYLAEHPDVAWVTYPGLESHETHDQAREYLDGGFGGMIAFGLENGYEGGKRVCEAVELVSFLANIGDAKSLIIHPASTTHGQLSEEERRASGVTPDLIRLSVGIEDPEDIVVDLDRAIEHATEAV